A genomic region of Pogona vitticeps strain Pit_001003342236 chromosome 15, PviZW2.1, whole genome shotgun sequence contains the following coding sequences:
- the LOC110081514 gene encoding uncharacterized protein LOC110081514: MASEEKSPDSWPVGMQLKSPPYTLHPSLEGSEPLKISNRKLVILTVGAASVLTISIVGVLLATYLGRAACTQRDPFGFLPPQVNVQNEASLLLALSELGEQGVAPGITCDLKNHLMVYHGQPEGCVALKMEASEPLPSCQELEAYFHAVLRNATLGITSEVQLVGSGSLGSLATLLCSTKPIYLVNNSFGPSPRHLMTRLA, from the exons ATGGCCAGCGAGGAGAAGAGCCCGGACTCGTGGCCGGTGGGGATGCAGCTCAAAAGCCCCCCCTAC ACCCTCCATCCCAGCCTTGAAGGATCCGAGCCACTGAAAATTTCCAACCGCAAGCTGGTGATCCTGACCGTGGGAGCGGCGTCCGTGCTCACCATCAGCATCGTGGGGGTCCTCCTGGCAACGTACCTCGGACGGGCAGCCTGCACCCAG AGGGACCCCTTTGGCTTCCTGCCTCCTCAAGTCAATGTCCAGAATGAAGCGTCGCTTTTGCTGGCTCTCAGCGAACTTGGGGAGCAGGGCGTGGCACCGGGGATCACCTGCGACTTGAAAAAC CACCTGATGGTCTATCACGGGCAACCAGAAGGCTGTGTGGCCCTCAAGATGGAGGCCTCTGAACCGCTCCCTTCGTGCCAGGAACTGGAGGCTTACTTTCATGCTGTCTTG AGAAACGCCACCTTGGGGATCACCTCTGAGGTGCAACTGGTGGGTTCCGGATCGCTGGGGAGCCTCGCTACCTTGCTGTGCAGCACAAAACCCATCTACCTGGTCAACAACAGCTTTGGAC CTTCTCCGAGGCACCTCATGACCAGACTTGCTTAG
- the LOC110081456 gene encoding putative PIP5K1A and PSMD4-like protein: MASAGPESGGSSSSGGGGATGAPGTATFKKSLEVPGSSGYSSQTIKKGHRGVDSTGETTYKKTTSSALKGAIQLGITHTVGSLSTKPERDVLMQDFYVVESIFFPGEGSNLTPAHHYNDFRFKTYAPVAFRYFRELFGIRPDDYLCSLCSEPLIELSNSGASGSIFYVSSDDEFIIKTVQHKEAEFLQKLLPGYYMNLNQNPRTLLPKFYGLYCVQAGGKNIRIVVMNNLLPRSVRMHLKYDLKGSTYKRRASPKEREKVFPTYKDLDFMQDISDGLFLDADMYNALCKTLQRDCLVLQSFKIMDYSLLVAIHNLDQAQRERAVVDGASQADTRRPAAQKALYSTAMESIQGEARRGGTIETDDQMGGIPARNAKGERLLLYVGIIDVLQSYRFIKKLEHSWKALVHDGDTVSVHRPSFYAERFQRFMCNMVFKKIPLKSSPSKKSRSGAGPPRRSCQGGAPSQAQGLCETKVQVTMEADVEPGSQLGRPDLLPRTPPAEEANSDSAATTLSTSSLGSRGHNSPANSASPGPSVPERPSELTEQFEELPETEISFLQGKTTHPSTLCGPTCQEGPRLLVEHGQPIGAKGRKASGAEAGERARASRGGCRGHCLFFEGGEGAAAASSPRRDPKMVLESTMVCVDNSEYMRNGDFLPTRLQAQQDAVNIVCHSKTRSNPENNVGLITLANNCEVLTTLTPDTGRILSKLHSVQPKGKITFCTGIRVAHLALKHRQGKNHKMRIIAFVGSPVEDNEKDLVKLAKRLKKEKVNVDIINFGEEEANTDKLTAFINTLNGKDGTGSHLVTVPPGPSLADALISSPILAGEGGAMLGLGASDFEFGVDPSADPELALALRVSMEEQRQRQEEEARRAAAASAAEAGIPAAGGDESDDTLLKMTIGQQEFGRAGLPDLSTMTEEEQIAYAMQMSLQGAEFGQGESAEADSSADMDTSEPTKEEDDYDVMQDPEFLQSVLENLPGVDPNNEAIRNAMGSLASQASKENKDKKEEEEKK; the protein is encoded by the exons aCGACATCCTCCGCCCTGAAAGGAGCCATCCAGCTTGGGATCACCCACACGGTGGGGAGCCTGAGCACCAAGCCTGAGCGAGATGTCCTCATGCAAGATTTCTATGTGGTAGAAAGCATCTTTTTCCCAGG tGAAGGCAGCAACTTGACGCCGGCCCATCACTACAATGACTTCCGCTTCAAGACGTACGCCCCGGTGGCCTTCCGCTATTTCCGGGAACTGTTTGGGATCCGACCGGATGACTACCTG tgtTCCCTCTGCAGTGAGCCCCTCATCGAGCTGTCCAACTCGGGGGCCAGTGGCTCCATCTTCTACGTCTCTAGCGACGACGAATTTATCATCAAAACGGTTCAGCACAAAGAAGCCGAATTTTTGCAGAAACTGCTGCCTGGTTATTACATG aacttgaaCCAAAACCCCCGAACGCTCTTGCCCAAGTTCTACGGCCTCTACTGCGTCCAAGCGGGAGGCAAGAACATCCGGATCGTGGTGATGAACAACCTGCTGCCCCGCTCGGTCCGCATGCACCTGAAGTACGACCTCAAGGGCTCGACCTACAAGCGCCGGGCCTCGCCGAAGGAGCGCGAAAAGGTCTTCCCAACCTACAAGGACCTGGACTTCATGCAGGACATTTCTGACGGCCTCTTCCTGGATGCCGACATGTACAATGCCTTGTGCAAGACCTTGCAGAGGGACTGCTTG GTGTTGCAGAGTTTCAAAATCATGGATTACAGCTTGCTGGTGGCGATCCACAATCTGGACCAGGCTCAGCGGGAGCGCGCCGTGGTGGATGGGGCCTCCCAGGCGGACACCCGGCGGCCGGCGGCCCAGAAGGCCCTCTACTCGACCGCCATGGAGTCCATCCAGGGGGAGGCCCGGCGAGGGGGAACCATCGAGACGGACGACCA GATGGGGGGGATCCCAGCACGGAACGCCAAGGGGGAGCGGCTTCTCTTGTACGTGGGGATCATCGACGTCCTCCAGTCGTACAG GTTCATTAAGAAGCTGGAGCATTCGTGGAAAGCGCTTGTTCACGACGGG GACACGGTGTCAGTGCATAGGCCCAGCTTCTACGCCGAAAGGTTCCAGCGATTCATGTGCAACATGGTCTTTAAGAAGATTCCTT TAAAATCTTCTCCTTCAAAAAAGAGCCGGTCTGGGGCAGGACCTCCTCGACGGTCGTGCCAAGGCGGAGCCCCATCCCAGGCGCAAGGGCTGTGCGAAACCAAAGTGCAGGTCACCATGGAGGCAGACGTGGAGCCGG gtTCCCAGCTGGGCCGCCCTGACCTCCTGCCCCGGACTCCCCCCGCCGAGGAAGCCAACAGTGACTCGGCCGCcaccaccttgtccacctctTCCCTGGGGAGCAGAGGCCACAATTCACCAGCCAACAG TGCTTCACCAGGACCCTCCGTGCCCGAACGGCCATCTGAGCTGACTGAACAGTTTGAAGAACTGCCCGAGACAGAGATCAGCTTT CTACAGGGGAAAACTACACATCCCAGTACGCTTTGCGGGCCGACCTGCCAAGAAGGGCCGCGCTTATTGGTGGAGCATGGGCAGCCAATAGGAGCGAAGGGACGGAAAGCGAGCGGAGCAGAAGCAGGCGAGCGGGCGAGAGCGAGTCGGGGCGGTTGTCGAGGCCACTGTCTTTTCTtcgaggggggggagggggctgctgcTGCGTCTTCGCCCCGGAGGGACCCCAAGATGGTGCTGGAGAGCACGATGGTCTG TGTCGACAACAGCGAGTACATGAGGAACGGGGACTTCCTCCCCACTCGCCTCCAGGCTCAGCAGGATGCGGTCAACATCGTCTGCCATTCCAAGACCCGCAGCAACCCGGAGAACAACGTCGGCCTCATCACTTTAGCCAA TAATTGTGAGGTGTTAACAACCCTCACCCCCGACACAGGCCGCATCCTGTCCAAGCTCCACTCCGTGCAGCCCAAGGGGAAGATCACCTTTTGCACAGGAATCCGGGTTGCCCAT CTGGCGCTGAAACACCGGCAGGGGAAGAACCACAAGATGCGCATCATTGCGTTTGTTGGAAGCCCCGTGGAGGATAATGAGAAAGAC CTGGTGAAGCTGGCCAAGCGCCTCAAGAAGGAGAAGGTGAACGTGGACATTATCAACTTTGGGGAAGAG gaggcCAACACTGACAAGCTGACGGCCTTCATCAACACCCTGAATGGCAAAGACGGCACGGGCTCCCACCTGGTGACCGTGCCCCCTGGGCCCAGCTTGGCGGACGCCCTCATCAGCTCCCCAATCCTGGCCGGGGAAGGGGGCGCCATGCTGGGGCTGGGGGCCAGCGACTTCGAGTTTGGTGTGGACCCCAGCGCTGACCCGGAATTGGCTCTG GCTCTCCGCGTGTCGATGGAGGAGCAAAGAcagagacaggaggaggaggcccgCAGGGCTGCGGCGGCATCGGCCGCAGAAGCCGGGATCCCAGCGGCCGGTGGCGATG AGTCGGATGACACCCTGCTCAAGATGACGATCGGCCAGCAGGAATTTGGCCGAGCTGGCTTGCCAGACCTCAGCACCATGACTGAAGAAGAGCAGATTGCTTACGCCATGCAAATGTCTCTCCAAGGAGCGG AGTTTGGACAAGGCGAATCGGCTGAAGCAGACAGCAGTGCCGACATGGACACGTCGGAGCCTACGAAG GAGGAAGATGACTACGATGTGATGCAGGATCCAGAGTTCCTCCAGAGCGTCCTGGAAAACCTGCCCGGGGTGGATCCCAACAATGAGGCCATCCGCAACGCGATGGGATCACTGGCCTCGCAGGCCTCCAAGGAGAACAAggacaaaaaggaggaggaagagaagaaatga